The sequence below is a genomic window from Sorangiineae bacterium MSr12523.
AGGAAGTACCTCGAGTGGCGATCCGACATCCGGCGCAAACGTTACTCTGGAGGAATAAATGCCGCAGGCCAGCGTGACCAAGCCACCGTGAACTCCCCCGCGTTCGTCCTCGAAGACGCCCTGCAGGATTTCGCCGTGATGGCCGGTGGAGACTCCGTTTCCTACTCGAAATGCTACTCGTGACCTCGCCGATGCAATCGCGCGCGCCCCATCCGCCTCGAGAAAATCGGCGGGCAACCGACTAGTGGACATGCGTTGTAAACCCTTCGCCTGTGGGTGTTAGGCAGCACAAAATGCCGTGGCAATAAGCAATCTCGCTGCTGCTCGCGGGCGAGCGATCGCCCAATACGCAGCGGGTGAGTAACATGAAACGTTAATCAAAGTTCGGCAACCTGATTAATGTGACAAATGTTTGTCGCTTTATGTGCGCCATGAATCGAATACATCGTATCGGGATAGAGACGGCGAAACTTGGGCGATGTTGCGGCCAGAGCACGCAAAATGTGCGACCGCAACGAATTTACCTGCCAGTGCGCAAGTAGAACGATGCGCTTCTCCGTTAAGGGACCTCTACGCCGAGGTGGCGGGTTGGCGTACGCGCTCTTCGGGACTGGATTCTTCACAGAACGTCTTCATGTCCACCCGGCTAGTTAGTACGGAATTGCAAGTTTCATATTTCGAACTCGCAACTGGACCGCCTTGGCGTCTCGTGCAATGTTTCGCAAACTCGATTTCCTAGAATCGAGTAAAGACATGCTCCAAAGCGCAAATCCTGCGATGACCATCGTCATTCCTGCGCGGTACAACGGTCCCCCCCACTCGGCGAATGGCGGCTATGCATGCGGGCTGCTCGCCGGACGGGCGAACTTTTCGAACGAGCCTTTTTCCGCGGCCGCCGTCACGCTGTTGGTGCCTCCTCCTCTGGAAACACCGCTGGAATTTCGCGCCGGTGCGAAGCGCGCCTCGGCATGGCTGGGCGAGGAATTGATCGCCACCGTGGCCCCGGCGACGGGCGCAATTCCCGTGGTTGCCACGGTGCCGGCAAGCATTGCGCGTGCGGCCTCGGATCGGTATCCAGGCCGGTCCGCGCATCCTTTCCCTACTTGCTTCGTGTGCGGAACGCATCGTCCAGAATCGGATGGACTCTTCCTGTCACCGGGGCCGGTTCCCGATGACCCGGAACGTGTCGCTTGCACATGGACACCGGATAGTTCAGTGAGCAACGAGGAGGGGCACGTGCGGCGGGAGGTCGTTTGGAGCGTCCTCGATTGCCCCGGCGGATGGACATGCGACTTGGGAAACGCTCCCATGGTTCTTTCCCGCATGACGGCGCGTATTTCGCGCCTACCGCTCATCGGCTCGACCTGTGTCGTCGTCGGCCGGTGCGAACGGCAGCAAGGACGCACGGCCACCAACGTCACGGCACTCTATGACGAGGAGGGCACGCTGCTGGCGAGTGCCTCCGCAGTTTGGACTCGAACATGAGACACTTCACTTTCATCGAAAGCAACACGACCGGCACTGGACGTCTGGCGGTCCGGCAGATCCTCGAACGGGGCGACGCACTCACGTTCGTTACTCGTCAATCGGACAAATATCCGTTTCTGCGAGAACCTCACGCGCGACTTCGCGTGCTCGATGTCGAAACCAACGATTTGGACGCCACGCACGCGGCCGTCGAGAAGGTGCATCGGCGAGAGCCCATCGACGCCCTGCTGACGTTTTCCACCTTTTATGTGCCGCTGGTGGCGCGAGTTGCCTCGAGACTCGGCCTCTCTTATTTGAATCCCGAGGCGGCCACGCTCTGCCACGAAAAGCACGCCATGCGCGAACGGATGCGCCAAACGGGGCTGCCGCACCCTGAATTTTGGCTGCTCGCGTCCGAGATCGAGGCCGAGACGCTGGCGCCCTCCCTGCCCTATCCCGTGATCGTCAAACCAACGGCGGAAAGCAGCAGCAACGGCGTGGTGAGGGTCGAGAACGCCCAGGCATTGCTCGAGCATTACCGCACCCTCTCCGCGCGCAAGGAAAACGAACGAGGCCAGCGGGTCGACGGTTTGGTCCTGGTGGAAGGCTTGATCCAGGGGCCGGAGTTCAGCGTGGAGACGTTCACGTTTCCCGATCGGGGTACCGGCCGGCGAACGACCGTGGTCGGTATTACGGAGAAGCATCTCTCGCCGCCTCCATTCTTCGTCGAGATGGGCCATGATTTCCCTGCCGCCATCGACGCGGAGGCCCGCGCGTCCTTGGAGGAGGCGACGCTCGCGGCTCTCGACGCGGTGGGTTTCGATTTTGGGCCTGCCCATACGGAGCTTCGGCTTTCCGCACAAGGGCCCGTGGTGATCGAGATCAACCCGCGGCTTGCGGGCGGGATGATCCCGGAGCTCGTGCGCCTCGCCACGGGGATCGATCTTTTGAACGCGGTGTTGGAGCTTCCCTTCGGCCTGACGGACCTCCCGGCCGCCAGCCGAAACGATGTCGCGTCCATTCGCTTCATCACGTCGCGGGAGAGCGGCACGCTCGCGTCGGTTCGTGGCCTCGATCGGGCGCGCGAGTTCGACACCGTCTGCGAGGTCGCGGTGGAGAAGAAAACGGGCGCGCCCGTCCGGCCGGCGACGAGCGCGCTCGATCGACTTGGCTACGTGATCGGCCGCGGTGGGCAGCGTGCCCGGGTCGTCGCCGAGGTCGAGGAAGCCCTTCGCGGGATCGAGCTGGATCTGGGGCCGCGTTGAACCTGGCGAGGGCGGCGGCGGCGGCGATGTTCGCGGCTGCCGTATGGCTCGGCGCGGGCGCGCTCTCGACACCGGAGCCAGCGGGGCCGACGGCACCGTTGGAGAGCTTTTCGGCGGCGCGAGCCTTCGCCCACGTCGAGGCCATCGCGCGGGAGCCGCATCCCATGGGCTCTCCGGCGCACGAGGATGTGCGGAGCTATTTGCTCGAGCAACTCGGTGCACTCGGTCTCGAGGTGCAGACGCAAGAAAGCGTCGCCGTGGCCTCTCGGTCCGATGGCCGCTCACCCGTCGAAATGGGGCGGGTGCGAAATGTCGTGGCACGCCGGAGGGGAAACGGGAAACACGGCTCGCGGGCCATTTTGCTCGCGGCGCATTACGATTCGGAGCGGGCGAGCTTTGGCGCTGCCGATGACGGCTACGGGGTGGCAGCGCTGCTGGAAACGGCGCGCGCCGTCGCGGCGGGTGCGGCGCTGGATCGCGATGTGCTGTTTCTCTTCAGCGACGGCGAGGAGCGCTCGCTGCTGGGCGCGGCCGCGTTCATGCGGGAGCATCCGTGGCGGCACGACGTGGACGCGGCGTTCAACTTCGACGCGCGGGGCAATCGGGGGCCGGTCACCATGTTTCAATCGAGTGCGGCGAGCATGGATCTCGTCGAGCGCTACCTGCGTGCGGCACCGCACCCCGTGGCCAACTCGATCAGCGAGGAGCTTTACAAGCTTCTCGACAATGATACCGACTTCACGGAGGTGCTCGCGGGCGGGTTGCCCGGGTTGAACTTTGCCAATTTCCGCGGGGTCGACAGCTACCACGATCGCGGAGATCGCGCCGACGCGGCCGACCAAGGGACCCTGCAGCACCACGGCGAAACCGCGCTGGCCATGGTACGTGCGTTCGCGCCGGTGCAGGATGCCGCGTGGCGTACGCGCAGCGCGGTGTACTTCAATCTTGGGCCGCTCTCACTTTGTATGCCGTCCGTGTGGATGCTCGTGCTCGCCGTCGCGTGCGCCGCGGGTCTGGCGCGGCGGAATGCGATCACGGATCTCGTCGCGGGTGCGGGTTGGGCTTTGGGCGGCGCGGTGCTCGCACCTGCGTTGCTGCTCGGCGCGTTCGAGTGGCTCCTCGGGCGCGTGCTTCCCGATTTTTCGATGCGCCTCGCCGCGCATCCGGTGGCCGAGGCGCTTTACACGACGGCGGGGGCGTCGTTGGCGCTCGGCCTAGCGCTGTTCACCCTGCAACGCATGCAGCGTCGCTGGCCTCGGCTCGCGCAGGGCGCTGCTGCGCTTTGGTCGGTGCTGGCAGTGGTGACGGCCATCGCGCTGCCGAAGGCGAGCTACCTGGTGACGATTCCGCTCTGCGGCTTCGTCGTGGCATCATGGCTTCGAGAACGCACCGGCGCATGGCTCCTGCTGCACGCTGCGCTGGCAATCCCCGGTGTGATGCTCGCATCGCTCCACGCGCGGCTGGTGGTGGCGGCACTCGGATCGGACGTTCCCGCAGCCGCGCTGGTGGGCTTTGGCGCGACGTTCGTCCTGCCGTGGCTCGGTCCGTGGAGCGAGCGCACGTCACGTGTGTTGCTCCTGGGCTCGGGCGCAGCGCTTGGCGGTGCACTGCTCTTGCTCCTGGGGCGTGTGCCGCATGCTGGAGAGGGATGGCGAAGCTACACGGTGAGCATCGACGCCGGCTCCGAGAACGCGCGCTGGGTGAGCATCGGCGCGTTCGATCCGTCCTGCGGCCCAGAAGCACCCAGTTGGAAGCGCGAGCGGCTGCCGGAGCTCTTTCCAGGTCGGGACATCGAGATCCACTCGAGAGACGCGCGTGCGGCGTCTGTCACCCGCCCCACGCTCGACGTTCTCGAGGACGTCCGCACGGCGCATCGAGCCCTTCGCATGCACATCGGTGGCACCGCCTCGGGCGCCGCCGGCATCTACATCGGCCGGGACTTTAGGGTAACGCGGGCCAGCCTCGAAGGCCGGCCGGTTCCCCTCACCGCGAAGGGCGATCTCGCAGTTCGCTTTTGGGCGCCGCCTCCCGAGGGCCTCGACCTGGAGCTCGAGCTCGAAACGCCATCCCGCGCGACCTTGCGCGTGGTCACCGATACGCCGGGCGTGCCGGCGCATGACGATTTCGCCGCGGAGGCCGCGTGCTTCGTCGGCGCACGAACGATGGTGACCACGACGTTCGAGCTCTAGGCCCCTTTTACTCGGCGCAGTTCGGCGCGCCCTCCGAGCGCGGAGGACGGCCCGTCACCTCCGTTGCATGACCCGTCGGGTCGACGGCCACCGTCAACTCCATGGGCGCATCCGCGCACGTAAGCGCGAACGTCGCGTGCGTGGCGCCGTCGCTCTCGACGGCGCGCTCGATGCTGCATTTACCGTGAACAGCCGCCAATTGCGTGAACGCCTTTTTGACACGCGCAAGCTCCGCATCCTTCGCGAACAGTGCCGCGGCGCCATTGTCATCCCAGCGCCCGAGCATCTCGACGCTTGCCTCCCCTGCCCGGCGGAGCGCAGCGCTCGGCGGAAAGTCCTCGCGCATCTCGAGAGCCTGCACGCGCGGCTTCGATCCCGGTCCGAGCCCGGCCGCAAAGGTGATCGATCCCCGTTCGCACGCAACCTGCCATCGACCTCGCATGCGGTTGACGAATCGAGGCTCGCCTTCGAGCCGGCACGTGCCGTGTTCGCGCGTGAGCCGTGCGAACCGCTCTCGGAATGCATCGATGCTCTGGTACCGAAAGAACGTCGGCTCGAGCAGGTCGCGCGCACGTGCATCGTTCCAGTTCGTCATGAGCTGGTCGACGGCACCCGGCACCGCGGCCATCGCGGGCAAGGGCTCGACGCGCGGGGCGGCGAGAAGGCCCGCCTCCCGCAACCGATTCATCGTGCGCGAGATCACGCGCGTGCCGGCACGCTCGTCGTTGAGGAAGACGACCATGCCAAACCCCTTTTGCGGCAACATGCCCATCAGCGTGATGTACCCGGGAAGCCCGCCGGCGTGCTCGACGTAGAAGTCCTCCTCGCATGTGCGATGTGAGAACAGACCGAACCCGTACGCCCCCGCGTCGGCCTTCAGATGACCGTCCTGAAGACGTGCCATCGGCATCGGCGAACGCAGCGTCAGCACCCGCACGAACTCATTCGAGCTCGAAGCCCGTACCCCCTGTTGCATCTCCCGCACACTGCTACGCCGGAGAGGACCGCTCTCGGCGTCATCACGCGCGGGCCACGCCGAGACGTGAAACGAGACATAGCGCAACAGATCGCGCACCGTCGTGTGGATGCTGCCCGCCGAATCCAACACACCGAGCTCCGCGGGCGGTGCGATCTCCCGGGACGCGGTCATGTCTTCGTTGCGATCGCGCCCGCGGTAGCCCACCGCCACCGTGCCCTTTGCAAACGCACTCGGGCTCCAGTCGGTATGGGTCATGCCGAGCGGTTCGAACACCATCCGTCGAATGGCATCGCGCAGGGGCATGCCGCTTACGCGCTCGACGATGCGACCGATCACCCCCCAGGCGAGATTCGAATATTCGTACGCCACCCCGGGCGCGCGCGACATGGCCGCGCCGTCCAAAAGCTTCGCCATATCTTGCTCGGTAAAGTGCTCGGTCACGTCGCCCCAGGGGTTGTCCTCGGGCATGCCGCTCGAGTGCGAAAGCAACATCCGCAACGTGATGGCCGGCGAATCCCGCGTGGCGCGCGCAATCCGCCCCAGCGGCGGATAGTAGCGCTCCGCCGGCACATCGAGATCGAGCTTTCCTTCATCGCGCAGCCGGAGAATCGCCATGGCGGTAAACGACTTCGTGACCGACGCAATGGGAAATGGTGTATCGGCCTCGAACGGGCGTTTCCGCTCCACATCGCGAAGCCCGAAGCCCTTGGCATAGACGATCTCCCCGCCAAGGACGATGCCCACGCCCATCCCGGGAACGTGGCTGGCCCGCTGGTCATCCGCAAAGAGCTTATCGAGCTCGGGCACGAGCCGCTCGAACTTCGCGCGAGGGTCGGACGCGAGCTTCGAGGGCTGCCAATGTCCGAGCGGCGTCGCCGGGGGACCGGAAATGGATTGGGAGCAGCCCGCAGCTACCCCGAGAAACACGAAAAGCGAAGCAAAGAAGGCGTGGGTACGCATGCGAAATCCTTACCAGAACGTCGCCACACCCCGCGTCAAAAGGTGCACTGCATCGCATGACGGGGCGGTGGGGACTCGTGGGCCAACGCCGAGCGGATCGATTGGCAGGCGCGCAGTGCGCCGATGCGATCCTTGGGCGACGACGGCCCCACGGAGAGAAGACGTTTCACGACCCGGCCGCTGCGGTTTGCCACCGTGCGACAGAGGATGACCGGCCGATTGAGAATCGCTTCGACGCACGAGCGTTAGTCATTTTCCCAATGACCTCGCCCAAAAGATGAAGCCCGAACCGCGCTTCCCACTCTGCGAAATCTTGAGAGGACACATCGTTCGTATCGAATGTCACATTGAGAAAGAGCACCGGTAGCTTGCCGCCTGCAATCGCGAGGACTTCGTCGCTATCCAGTGCCTCATCCTCAATCTCGTCTCTGGAAAACAGCGCTCTGCCGGACCACCTGGCCCGCTTTCCCTTCAAGGGTTCCTTGAGCGCATCGCTAATTTCCCACAGCTGCTTCTGTACCTCGACCGGGTCGGAAGAAAGGTCCCACATCAGATATTCGCGAGCTGCTAACACGACTTCCACACCTCTCCCTTTGGGGCCGACAACCGTAGTGCCCTCGGGCTCGAATGCTCGAATCAGTCATCTAGCGTCTCCTTCGCTTCGGGCGTTGGGGGCTCGAAGCCGTCGGAAGTCACGCCGTCGCCTTCGTACTCGGATGGCGGTCCGAATTCCTGCTGCAAACGCTCAAGCATTCCCCTGAGGATGGGTGCATTGATGCGAGCAAGCTCACGATTGTCCATCCCGTCGCGGGAATGGGGCCGGAATAGCGTATGTCCTATTTCGAACCAGAAGCGAGCTTGAGAGTACTGAGAAGCTGGAGAAAATACTCCCTCCGTGCGGTCGCCGACCCAAACCATCTCCAATGGCCCGCTCTCCTTCGAGCGAGCAAAAACACGAAGTTCGAGCTCGAGGACGATTGTTCCCAATTCTCCGCGAAATGCGCGAATGTGAGAGATGGCTTCGGTGAACGTGACGATTCCACTCGACGGAGCGAGATTGAAGACGTCACCCTGATAGTGTTCGCAGGATTCAATACGAATGGCGCGAACACGAGCATCCTCTCCCAGACTTCGGTAGAAACGCCGAAGCGATTCTTCCGGCCACGCCTCCTCGTTTTGCGGGCTCCTAAGGCACCAGCCGACGGGGTACTCCAGGAGGCCCCACGTATCTCGAACGTAGGTCTTAAGTGGGGTGAATGTCATTGCGCCGATGCACACGCCGTTCGGGTTAGCTGTTTCTCACCGGCGCCACCAGGTGTGCGTTCTTGGAACGTAGTCTGGAGCATCGAATGCGAGACCTTCGGCTCCTTCTCGGAGGTCTCGATCGACCTCCTCGCTTTCGTACTCGGCGAGGAACTGGTCCGCGGAAGTGTCGCGAAACACCTCGCGAACGAATGCGTGCTGGGAGCGCCGTCTCAGCGCCCACTCCTTGAGTTCTTCGTCACCGTCGTCGAAAAGCCTGCCCGTCTCACTCTGCCACTCGTTCATCGTGAGAATCGACGCATGCAGCCGTTCAGCATGGCGGAGTGCCCACGGTCGAGCCTCGTCCCAAGCAGCGCCCCCTTTGGCGACCTCACGCGCAAGGCGCTCAAAGCAATACATGAATCGACTCATCGAGGCGAGCTGCTCTTTCCGTGGGCCCGTCAGCGACGCCTGAAGGGCGTTGTCAGCACAGGACAGAATCTCGTCAGTGATGGTTGACATGCATTGGCCGTCATGAGGTAGTCATCTATCAAAGAATATCACATCGACACGAATGGCTTCCACATTCAAACAGGTCCTCGCAGATCCACTTGGAGTCAGCCGTCGTCCATCGCGGGATCGGAGGAAGTTGGTGGCTCGAAGCCGTCCAACGTGACGTCTTCCCCGTCGTACTCGTCCGCTGGGCCGAACTCCAATTTGAAGCGCTCCAGTATTTGGCGTAAGACAGGCGCGTTGAGATGTGCGAGCTCGCTATTGTCGGCTCCGTCGCGCGAATGGGCACGGAAGAGCGTATGTCCTAGTTTGAACCAAAAGTGGGCATTGGAATGAGGACCCGTCGGATAAAAGATTCCTTCGGTACGCTCGCCGACCCAAGCGATTTCCAGTGGCCGGTTCTCCACCAAACGGACGAAAACGCGAAGCTCCAACTCGAGCACGACCGTTCCCAGTTCTCCTCGGAAGGCCCGCAGGTGGGCCATGGCCTCGTCGAACGAAATTGTCCGGTTTTCGGGGCAGAGATTGAAAACATCACCATGGTAATATTCGCCGGATTCGATGCGAACGGCGCGAACACGACCATATTCCCCCAAGGCTCGATAGAAACGTCGTAGGGATTCCCCTGGCCACGCCTCGTCGGTTTCGGGGCTGTTGAAGCACCATCCGACTTGGTATTCCAGTAGGCTCCAAGTATCTCGAACGTAGCTTTGGGATATCCGCGTCATGGGTCACAACGTACCTTAGCTCTCGCAACGCTTTGTCATTGAAGCGTCGGGATGACAGCACGCACGTAGAGGCCACGAATCATGCGGTCCGTGCGGGGTGCTCAGGCCCGTGATCCTGCCCTCGAACATTTGGACAATGTTGGATGCGCGGAGATCGACTCAAGCTCCGCGCGATACGCCGCAAGAAGCTCGAGCGAGGCCAGCACGGCGCAGCGTCGAGTGTCGTTCGGAGGAGGGGCACCGCGACGATGCTTGAGATTCGTTCGTCTTCTCCCAGCACGACGTGAGCGAACCTCCTTGAATTGCAACTGCTGCAATGCCACTCCTGCAAGAGCAGCAGCGGTCCTCGCTCAGGGAGCGATCGGAGCACAATCGAGTCGGCGATCGCTTCCATTCGAAGGTCCGGCACGAGGTCCCCGACTCGCAGGATAGCTCCGCCTGGCTCATCGACGATGCGAGTATCCATCACCGTCGTGGAGTCCTCCGGCGACAGGACCCCGCAGTACACACATTTCAACGCAGCGACAAGATATCCGGTGCTCATGGTATTATTGCGGCGCAACCACCGCGCTGATTCGGAATCTCCTTGCCCATGCACGTCGAGCCCCGCACCAGTTGGGGGTCCGCCATTCGTGAGGTGTGCATGTACAACGTGAACTCGATGCTCGCCATCTCGGCCTCCCTTGAGAGACGTATTCACCATCGCCACCAGGTGTGCGTCTTTGGTACGTAGTCTGGAGCATCC
It includes:
- a CDS encoding ATP-grasp domain-containing protein yields the protein MRHFTFIESNTTGTGRLAVRQILERGDALTFVTRQSDKYPFLREPHARLRVLDVETNDLDATHAAVEKVHRREPIDALLTFSTFYVPLVARVASRLGLSYLNPEAATLCHEKHAMRERMRQTGLPHPEFWLLASEIEAETLAPSLPYPVIVKPTAESSSNGVVRVENAQALLEHYRTLSARKENERGQRVDGLVLVEGLIQGPEFSVETFTFPDRGTGRRTTVVGITEKHLSPPPFFVEMGHDFPAAIDAEARASLEEATLAALDAVGFDFGPAHTELRLSAQGPVVIEINPRLAGGMIPELVRLATGIDLLNAVLELPFGLTDLPAASRNDVASIRFITSRESGTLASVRGLDRAREFDTVCEVAVEKKTGAPVRPATSALDRLGYVIGRGGQRARVVAEVEEALRGIELDLGPR
- a CDS encoding M28 family peptidase, with product MNLARAAAAAMFAAAVWLGAGALSTPEPAGPTAPLESFSAARAFAHVEAIAREPHPMGSPAHEDVRSYLLEQLGALGLEVQTQESVAVASRSDGRSPVEMGRVRNVVARRRGNGKHGSRAILLAAHYDSERASFGAADDGYGVAALLETARAVAAGAALDRDVLFLFSDGEERSLLGAAAFMREHPWRHDVDAAFNFDARGNRGPVTMFQSSAASMDLVERYLRAAPHPVANSISEELYKLLDNDTDFTEVLAGGLPGLNFANFRGVDSYHDRGDRADAADQGTLQHHGETALAMVRAFAPVQDAAWRTRSAVYFNLGPLSLCMPSVWMLVLAVACAAGLARRNAITDLVAGAGWALGGAVLAPALLLGAFEWLLGRVLPDFSMRLAAHPVAEALYTTAGASLALGLALFTLQRMQRRWPRLAQGAAALWSVLAVVTAIALPKASYLVTIPLCGFVVASWLRERTGAWLLLHAALAIPGVMLASLHARLVVAALGSDVPAAALVGFGATFVLPWLGPWSERTSRVLLLGSGAALGGALLLLLGRVPHAGEGWRSYTVSIDAGSENARWVSIGAFDPSCGPEAPSWKRERLPELFPGRDIEIHSRDARAASVTRPTLDVLEDVRTAHRALRMHIGGTASGAAGIYIGRDFRVTRASLEGRPVPLTAKGDLAVRFWAPPPEGLDLELELETPSRATLRVVTDTPGVPAHDDFAAEAACFVGARTMVTTTFEL
- a CDS encoding beta-lactamase family protein, with the protein product MRTHAFFASLFVFLGVAAGCSQSISGPPATPLGHWQPSKLASDPRAKFERLVPELDKLFADDQRASHVPGMGVGIVLGGEIVYAKGFGLRDVERKRPFEADTPFPIASVTKSFTAMAILRLRDEGKLDLDVPAERYYPPLGRIARATRDSPAITLRMLLSHSSGMPEDNPWGDVTEHFTEQDMAKLLDGAAMSRAPGVAYEYSNLAWGVIGRIVERVSGMPLRDAIRRMVFEPLGMTHTDWSPSAFAKGTVAVGYRGRDRNEDMTASREIAPPAELGVLDSAGSIHTTVRDLLRYVSFHVSAWPARDDAESGPLRRSSVREMQQGVRASSSNEFVRVLTLRSPMPMARLQDGHLKADAGAYGFGLFSHRTCEEDFYVEHAGGLPGYITLMGMLPQKGFGMVVFLNDERAGTRVISRTMNRLREAGLLAAPRVEPLPAMAAVPGAVDQLMTNWNDARARDLLEPTFFRYQSIDAFRERFARLTREHGTCRLEGEPRFVNRMRGRWQVACERGSITFAAGLGPGSKPRVQALEMREDFPPSAALRRAGEASVEMLGRWDDNGAAALFAKDAELARVKKAFTQLAAVHGKCSIERAVESDGATHATFALTCADAPMELTVAVDPTGHATEVTGRPPRSEGAPNCAE